One region of Candidatus Methylomirabilis sp. genomic DNA includes:
- the raiA gene encoding ribosome-associated translation inhibitor RaiA, translating to MQLTITGRNLEVTAALRSYAAEKLGKLEKFLDAITAAHVMLSVEKYRQIVEVTLRVRDLTVRAEESTPDMYASLDLVVDKIERQICRYKERIIRHWARGGDRLAGGGERSTGGGGLRRGAGAALAEEPQEEAAPRVVKVKRFALKPATVDEAILQMDLLGHTFFVFRNALSGQVNVLYRRRDGQYGLIEPEG from the coding sequence CTCCGCAGCTATGCCGCGGAGAAGCTGGGGAAGCTGGAGAAGTTCCTGGATGCCATCACGGCGGCCCACGTGATGCTCTCGGTGGAGAAGTACCGGCAGATCGTCGAGGTCACTCTGCGGGTCCGAGACCTGACCGTCCGCGCGGAGGAGAGCACGCCGGACATGTACGCCTCCCTGGATCTGGTGGTGGACAAGATCGAGCGCCAGATCTGCCGCTACAAGGAGCGCATCATCCGCCACTGGGCCCGGGGGGGGGACCGGCTGGCCGGGGGGGGCGAACGGTCCACCGGCGGGGGCGGCCTGCGCCGGGGGGCCGGCGCGGCGCTGGCGGAGGAGCCGCAGGAGGAGGCGGCGCCCCGGGTGGTGAAGGTGAAGCGGTTCGCCCTGAAGCCGGCGACCGTGGACGAGGCCATCCTCCAGATGGACCTCCTGGGGCATACCTTTTTCGTGTTCCGGAACGCCCTCAGCGGGCAGGTGAACGTCCTGTACCGGCGCCGCGACGGGCAGTACGGCCTCATCGAGCCCGAGGGCTAA